In the Brachyhypopomus gauderio isolate BG-103 chromosome 4, BGAUD_0.2, whole genome shotgun sequence genome, one interval contains:
- the LOC143512140 gene encoding high-affinity choline transporter 1 isoform X1, giving the protein MAIHVEGLVAIVFFYVIILFVGIWAAWKNKNSGVAEGKDQSESIMVGGRDIGLFVGAFTMTATWVGGGYINGTAEHVYLPGYGLAWAQAPFGYALSLVVGGLFFAKPMRSRGYVTMLDPFQQLYGKRMGGLIFIPALMGEIFWSAAILSALGATLSVIVDININMSVTISALIAIFYTLVGGLYSVAYTDVVQLFCIFVGLWISVPFALANPAVSDIGVTAVKNVFQTPWLGSIHPSDGWMWADNFLLLVLGGIPWQVYFQRVLSASSATYAQVLSFLAAFGCLVMAAPSVLIGAIGASTDWNQTSYGSIPPTERDESDMILPIVLQYLCPPFVSFFGLGAVSAAVMSSADSSILSASSMFARNIYQLALRQSASDREIVWVMRITIFVFGAMATALALLTGTVYGLWYLSSDLVYVIIFPQLISVLFIKGTNTYGSVAAYVFGLLLRVGGGEPYLKLPPFIYYPGWYEEEKVHHLTKDVEHNIVQKFPFKTVAMLASLLSNMVFSGLARYLFESGVLSHKYDFLDAVVSKHSREIMDKTTLVGNENIILSQITAPVRRKTVVAVAGTFMNTEVLSEEGEMSPDFNECE; this is encoded by the exons ATGGCTATCCACGTGGAGGGACTGGTTGCGATCGTTTTCTTTTACGTGATCATTTTATTTGTTGGAATATGGGCAGCATGGAAAAACAAAAATTCTGGGGTAGCAGAAGGTAAAGATCAAAGTGAGTCTATAATGGTCGGGGGACGGGATATTGGGCTGTTCGTTGGCGCATTTACAATGACTG CCACCTGGGTTGGTGGTGGATATATCAACGGAACAGCAGAGCACGTGTATTTGCCTGGCTATGGCCTGGCCTGGGCACAGGCTCCATTTGGCTATGCGCTCAGCTTGGTCGTAG GTGGTCTCTTCTTTGCCAAGCCTATGCGCTCCCGAGGATACGTGACTATGCTGGACCCCTTCCAGCAGCTCTACGGTAAGAGAATGGGAGGCCTGATCTTCATTCCAGCCCTAATGGGAGAGATCTTCTGGTCTGCAGCCATTTTGTCAGCCTTGG GTGCAACCTTAAGTGTGATAGTTGACATCAACATCAACATGTCTGTCACGATATCTGCTCTAATTGCCATCTTCTACACGCTGGTGGGTGGCTTGTATTCTGTGGCCTACACAGATGTGGTTCAACTCTTCTGCATTTTCGTAGGTTTG tggaTCAGTGTGCCTTTTGCTTTAGCTAATCCCGCAGTGTCAGACATTGGTGTCACAGCAGTGAAAAACGTCTTCCAGACTCCCTGGCTGGGCTCAATTCATCCTTCAGATGGCTGGATGTGGGCAGACAACTTTTTACTCCTA GTGTTGGGGGGAATCCCCTGGCAGGTCTATTTCCAACGCGTTCTCTCGGCCTCCTCTGCCACATATGCCCAGGTTCTCTCCTTCCTGGCCGCATTTGGCTGCTTGGTCATGGCTGCCCCTTCGGTCCTGATTGGAGCTATAGGAGCTTCCACAG ACTGGAACCAGACGTCCTACGGCTCCATCCCACCAACAGAGAGAGATGAATCAGACATGATCCTGCCCATCGTCCTGCAGTACCTGTGCCCACCGTTTGTCTCCTTCTTTGGCCTCGGGGCGGTGTCGGCCgctgtgatgtcatcagctGATTCATCCATTCTTTCTGCTAGTTCTATGTTTGCCCGTAACATCTACCAGCTGGCGCTCCGTCAGTCA GCATCTGACAGAGAGATCGTCTGGGTGATGAGAATCACTATCTTCGTGTTTGGTGCTATGGCAACAGCCCTGGCACTTCTCACAGGAACCGTGTATGGCCTGTGGTACCTGAGCTCTGACCTGGTCTATGTCATCATCTTCCCCCAACTGATTAGCGTGCTGTTTATTAAGGGCACCAACACCTACGGCTCAGTGGCTGCCTACGTGTTTGGTCTGCTTCTGCGCGTCGGTGGGGGGGAACCCTACCTAAAGCTGCCGCCTTTCATCTACTATCCAGGCTGGTACGAGGAGGAGAAGGTCCACCATCTCACAAAAGATGTGGAGCACAATATTGTTCAGAAGTTCCCCTTTAAGACTGTTGCCATGTTGGCATCCCTCCTCAGTAACATGGTATTCTCTGGTCTGGCCAGGTATCTCTTTGAGAGTGGGGTGCTCTCACACAAATACGACTTCTTGGATGCTGTGGTTTCTAAGCACAGCAGGGAAATAATGGATAAGACAACTCTTGTTGGGAATGAGAACATCATCCTGTCACAGATCACAGCACCAGTGAGACGGAAGACTGTAGTCGCTGTGGCAGGAACGTTCATGAACACAGAGGTGCTTAGTGAGGAAGGAGAAATGAGTCCAGATTTCAATGAGTGTGAATAG
- the LOC143512140 gene encoding high-affinity choline transporter 1 isoform X2: protein MAIHVEGLVAIVFFYVIILFVGIWAAWKNKNSGVAEGKDQSESIMVGGRDIGLFVGAFTMTATWVGGGYINGTAEHVYLPGYGLAWAQAPFGYALSLVVGGLFFAKPMRSRGYVTMLDPFQQLYGATLSVIVDININMSVTISALIAIFYTLVGGLYSVAYTDVVQLFCIFVGLWISVPFALANPAVSDIGVTAVKNVFQTPWLGSIHPSDGWMWADNFLLLVLGGIPWQVYFQRVLSASSATYAQVLSFLAAFGCLVMAAPSVLIGAIGASTDWNQTSYGSIPPTERDESDMILPIVLQYLCPPFVSFFGLGAVSAAVMSSADSSILSASSMFARNIYQLALRQSASDREIVWVMRITIFVFGAMATALALLTGTVYGLWYLSSDLVYVIIFPQLISVLFIKGTNTYGSVAAYVFGLLLRVGGGEPYLKLPPFIYYPGWYEEEKVHHLTKDVEHNIVQKFPFKTVAMLASLLSNMVFSGLARYLFESGVLSHKYDFLDAVVSKHSREIMDKTTLVGNENIILSQITAPVRRKTVVAVAGTFMNTEVLSEEGEMSPDFNECE, encoded by the exons ATGGCTATCCACGTGGAGGGACTGGTTGCGATCGTTTTCTTTTACGTGATCATTTTATTTGTTGGAATATGGGCAGCATGGAAAAACAAAAATTCTGGGGTAGCAGAAGGTAAAGATCAAAGTGAGTCTATAATGGTCGGGGGACGGGATATTGGGCTGTTCGTTGGCGCATTTACAATGACTG CCACCTGGGTTGGTGGTGGATATATCAACGGAACAGCAGAGCACGTGTATTTGCCTGGCTATGGCCTGGCCTGGGCACAGGCTCCATTTGGCTATGCGCTCAGCTTGGTCGTAG GTGGTCTCTTCTTTGCCAAGCCTATGCGCTCCCGAGGATACGTGACTATGCTGGACCCCTTCCAGCAGCTCTACG GTGCAACCTTAAGTGTGATAGTTGACATCAACATCAACATGTCTGTCACGATATCTGCTCTAATTGCCATCTTCTACACGCTGGTGGGTGGCTTGTATTCTGTGGCCTACACAGATGTGGTTCAACTCTTCTGCATTTTCGTAGGTTTG tggaTCAGTGTGCCTTTTGCTTTAGCTAATCCCGCAGTGTCAGACATTGGTGTCACAGCAGTGAAAAACGTCTTCCAGACTCCCTGGCTGGGCTCAATTCATCCTTCAGATGGCTGGATGTGGGCAGACAACTTTTTACTCCTA GTGTTGGGGGGAATCCCCTGGCAGGTCTATTTCCAACGCGTTCTCTCGGCCTCCTCTGCCACATATGCCCAGGTTCTCTCCTTCCTGGCCGCATTTGGCTGCTTGGTCATGGCTGCCCCTTCGGTCCTGATTGGAGCTATAGGAGCTTCCACAG ACTGGAACCAGACGTCCTACGGCTCCATCCCACCAACAGAGAGAGATGAATCAGACATGATCCTGCCCATCGTCCTGCAGTACCTGTGCCCACCGTTTGTCTCCTTCTTTGGCCTCGGGGCGGTGTCGGCCgctgtgatgtcatcagctGATTCATCCATTCTTTCTGCTAGTTCTATGTTTGCCCGTAACATCTACCAGCTGGCGCTCCGTCAGTCA GCATCTGACAGAGAGATCGTCTGGGTGATGAGAATCACTATCTTCGTGTTTGGTGCTATGGCAACAGCCCTGGCACTTCTCACAGGAACCGTGTATGGCCTGTGGTACCTGAGCTCTGACCTGGTCTATGTCATCATCTTCCCCCAACTGATTAGCGTGCTGTTTATTAAGGGCACCAACACCTACGGCTCAGTGGCTGCCTACGTGTTTGGTCTGCTTCTGCGCGTCGGTGGGGGGGAACCCTACCTAAAGCTGCCGCCTTTCATCTACTATCCAGGCTGGTACGAGGAGGAGAAGGTCCACCATCTCACAAAAGATGTGGAGCACAATATTGTTCAGAAGTTCCCCTTTAAGACTGTTGCCATGTTGGCATCCCTCCTCAGTAACATGGTATTCTCTGGTCTGGCCAGGTATCTCTTTGAGAGTGGGGTGCTCTCACACAAATACGACTTCTTGGATGCTGTGGTTTCTAAGCACAGCAGGGAAATAATGGATAAGACAACTCTTGTTGGGAATGAGAACATCATCCTGTCACAGATCACAGCACCAGTGAGACGGAAGACTGTAGTCGCTGTGGCAGGAACGTTCATGAACACAGAGGTGCTTAGTGAGGAAGGAGAAATGAGTCCAGATTTCAATGAGTGTGAATAG
- the LOC143512141 gene encoding claudin-14-like, with protein sequence MANVAVQLLGFFLAVLGLSGTLVALVLPHWRHTAYFTSNLITATSYMKGLWMECVSHTTGIYQCEVHRSMLSLPLDLQAARALMVLSAAISIMATVISVFGMTCTRCLQHSPAKVPIAVSGGVCFISAGILCLITASWTASDVIRDAYDPFSTSGMKYQVGLCVYIGFASAIFSIFGGGVLSAACWDKADSPNYKCPVLNPVHLPPDLHGHTACECYHSAEPKSSSSIRDKPNNDMSSSSIRDKPNNDMSSSSIRDKPNNDMSSSSIEARPHNDMSSSSIEDRPSNDV encoded by the coding sequence ATGGCTAACGTGGCGGTGCAGCTGCTGGGCTTCTTCCTGGCTGTGCTGGGGCTGAGCGGCACGCTGGTGGCCCTGGTCCTGCCCCACTGGCGCCACACGGCCTACTTCACCTCCAACCTCATCACCGCCACTTCTTACATGAAAGGGCTGTGGATGGAGTGTGTCAGCCACACCACAGGCATCTACCAGTGTGAGGTCCACCGCTCAATGCTTTCTCTGCCGCTGGATCTGCAGGCCGCCAGGGCTCTGATGGTTCTCTCCGCTGCCATCTCCATCATGGCCACTGTCATCTCTGTCTTTGGGATGACGTGTACCCGATGTCTGCAGCACTCCCCTGCCAAGGTCCCTATCGCTGttagtgggggtgtgtgtttcaTCTCTGCTGGAATCCTCTGCCTTATTACAGCGTCCTGGACGGCCAGTGATGTAATACGAGACGCCTATGACCCATTCTCCACCAGCGGGATGAAGTATCAGGTTggcctgtgtgtatatattggttTTGCCTCTGctattttcagtatttttgGTGGTGGAGTGCTCAGCGCAGCGTGTTGGGATAAAGCAGATTCTCCTAACTACAAGTGTCCAGTCCTGAACCCTGTGCACTTGCCCCCAGACCTCCACGGGCACACAGCGTGTGAATGCTATCATTCAGCAGAGCCAAAGTCTTCCTCTAGCATCAGAGACAAGCCCAATAATGACATGTCTTCCTCTAGCATCAGAGACAAGCCCAATAATGACATGTCTTCCTCTAGCATCAGAGACAAGCCCAATAATGACATGTCTTCCTCTAGCATCGAAGCCAGGCCTCATAATGACATGTCTTCCTCTAGCATTGAAGACAGACCCAGTAATGATGTTTGA